One Candidatus Nitronauta litoralis genomic window, GGGTCCGTGGCCGTAAGTCAATAAAGAAAAATGGATTATACCCGACCCATAAGGTCTATGTAAAAATATTATCATTTGGTTTTTCCACATGTCAAAGATATTCAAGAGCCCTTCTATATAAATAGAAGAAGCCTTCAAATATTAGTCTCATTTTCCCGGCAAAACTTACCTGATTGGGTCGATTTTTTGCTCATTTTTGTGAAATCCCCCTCCCCAAATGCCTCTTGCAAGGTCATTTTTTCCCTCAAAAAAGTGTCAAACGGAAGAAACAGTCATTTGCCCAATATCCGCTCCTACCCAGAGTCACGATTGCAACCATAACCTCCTAAAATAGATAGAGTTAGGATGAACAAGCCCGCAACTCGACCCACTGAAATTCCCACCTTTTTTTATTGACAGTATGTCTTGTTGTGTTACGATAGTGTCAAATTGTGTCTAATAGTGTTTAAATAGGTTTGATTTTCATTTAATAGCGGGCATTGGGTAATGAGCGGATTTTTAGGGACATACACGGTAAACCTCGACGAGAAAGGTCGTCTGAACGTGCCGTCCAAATTCAAAAACACTCTCGAGAGCAGATACGGAGGCCAGTTGGTGACCGTTGCTATGGAGGGGTACCTCATTGTCTTTCCCCATAAGGAATGGGAGAAAAATGAAAACCGCATGGATGAAATGTCGCCTCTCAATCCCGAGGAACGGGACGCGGTGCGGCCCTATCTCTCCAGTGCCAGCGACTGTGAAGTGAAGTCTGGAAAAATATTGATCCCCGCCTTCCAAAGAGAAGCGGTAGGGCTAACCAAAGAACTGGTTCTGGTGGGGATGTCGAGAACTTTTGAAATCTGGCCGGCGGAAAAGTGGAAGCCGGCTGGCCGAAGCTAGGCCGACAATGACGGTCAGCGACGATGACGAAATATCACGTTTCCGTCATGCCTTCGGAGGTACTTCAGTATCTGGAGCCTGAGAAGAGAAGTTTGATTGTAGACGGAACGTTAGGAGATGGCGGACATGCAGAGTTGATCTTGAAGCACTCCGGGCCGGATTGCCGGGTCCTCGGAATTGACCGGGACGCGGAAATTCTGGAACGAGCCCGCAAGCGGCTGTCGCCTTTTGGCGACAGAGTGGTTCTGGCGCACGGTAACTACAGTGAGCTGGGCCGGATTCTCCGTGAAAACGGGATAAAAAAAATTGATGGTCTTCTGCTGGACCTCGGCATGTCGTCCTTTCAAGTCGATTCCCCCGAACGGGGTTTCAGTTTTCAACACGAAGGGCCATTGGACATGCGAATGAACAGGCAGGAAACTTCCACCGCTGCAGACTTACTGGTCACCTTGTCTGACAAGGAACTTGAAAGGGTTTTTAAGGAATACGGCGAAGAACGAAACAGTAAACGAATTGTCAGGAAAATCCGCGATGCGCAGAGCAAACACCCCATTACAACAACCCACCACCTAGAACAACTCCTCTCCAGCGCGGCGCATGCGTCGCGTAAATCCTCAATTCATCCCGCGACACGATCCTTCCAAGCTCTGCGCATTGCGGTAAACCTTGAACTGGAACACCTGGAGGCTTGCCTCCAGGAATCTCTCGAATACCTCAGCCCTGGCGGCCGCCTTGTCCTCATCTCATTTCATTCACTCGAAGACCGCAGGGTAAAAAACTTTTTTCGTACGCAGGAGAGCGTCTGTGTTTGTCCGCCCAGGCTTCCGGTGTGCGTTTGTGGTCAGGTTAAAAAACTGAATATTCTTACGCGCCGGGTGGTGCGCCCCACTGCCGAGGAAATCCGCAATAACCCGCGCGCCTCGAGTTCCAGGCTGCGAGCGGCTGAAAGGGTAAACGTTGCTTGAGCTTTTAAAAAAAATGCGCCACTGGGTGCGCCTCACCCCGCGCGAATTCCGAGTCGTTGCCCTGGTTTCAATCCCGTTTGTGCTGGCCGCGCTCACTTACGTCTGGCCCAATGTTCGCATGGTGCTTCTGGCGTATGAATTCCAGAAACAGCAGAGGGTGCATCAAACATTGTTGAGCAAAAATGAAATTTTAAAACTGGAGCGTGAAAGTCTGACGGCGCTTGACCGTATTGCTCCGATTGCCAAAAAAGACTTGGGAATGCAAACGCCTGCGCCGGGCCAGGTTGTCACCGTGTTCCTGAAAGAACCCTCGAAAACCGGTTAACGACTACAGCTTTCTTGTTAAAGGGCGATCTGCAGTTAGCCAACCTGAAAAATCTTGTCCTGGCAACACATGCCGGAAGACAAAAAAATGAGCCGACCAAAAAATTCAAATGTCAAAGCGCCGCTTGCCGGATTCAAAAACCGGTTGGGGCTGGTCGTGTTCTTTCTGGCTATGTATGGAGCCGGGCTTACAGCACGCCTGGTCTATCTCCAGGTTTTCCAGCATGAAGAGCTTTTGGCCGAAGCTGAAAAACAGTACGTCGAGAAAGTGGAGATCAACACTGGAAGAGGAAAAATTTTTGATCGCAACCATAACCCTCTGGCTACCAATGTGGATGTTGAGTCGGTTTATCTCAACCCGAAAGAGGTCGTCGATTTCAAACAAACACAACGCGCACTTTCCAACTCTCTCGGGTTGTCGCCGCGAGTAGTGAAAGAGAAGCTGGGGTCGCGACGACATTTCGTCTGGTTAAAGCGGAAAATCTCTTTGCCGGAGGCTGCCCGACTGAAAAACCAATCGATACCCGGTGTCGGTTTCATTCGGGAAAGCAGGCGTTTTTATCCTAAACGGGCATTGGCCGCAAGCACTCTTGGGTTTGTCGGTCTCGATAACCAGGGATTGGAAGGACTTGAGCACTATTACGATGACCTTCTCAAGGGCACCACGCGAAAAACTTATGTTGAACGCGACGCGCGTGGTCGTCCCCTGCTGGATTCTGAGGAAGGGGTGCTCACTCCTTCCCCGAGTCATGACCTGGTCCTGACCCTGGATGAAGTGATTCAGTTTCACGCGGAGTCTGCTCTGATCCGGCAGGTTGAACGCTACAAAGCCAGGGGTGGCGTTGCAGTGGTGATGGAGCCTGAAAAAGGTGACCTTCTGGCGCTCGCTACCTATCCGCCTTTTAATCCGAATCGATACAGTGCTTCCGCCCCTGAAGCCTGGCGAAATAAAATTGTGTCTTACGCTTACGAACCGGGCTCCATTTTTAAACCCATAGTCGCTGCTGCCGCGATGGAAGAAGGCACCGCTGAGCCAAAAGATATCTTCTTCTGCGAAAACGGACAAATGAGAATCGGCAGATCTAAAATTGGTGAGGCGGCAAACCACAGTTTTGGCTGGTTGTCTCTCAGCCGCATCCTCATTCATTCGAGCAATATCGGCGCAATCAAAATTGCGCAGACCCTTGGCAGTCAACGTTTCTTCGACTACATCCGACGCTTCGGGTTTGGAACCCGGTCCGGCATTGATTTGCCCGGTGAATCTCCTGGCATGCTCCGGCCTTTAAAAAACTGGTCAGGTCTTTCTCTCGCTTCCATTTCGTTCGGCCACGAAATTTCTGTAACGCCGCTTCAAATGGTCACCGCTATGGCGGCCATTGCAAACGGTGGCGTTTTGGTTAAGCCAAGGATCGCATCAGGGGTATGGAAAAACGGTCGGCAGGTAGACAGTTTCCCGCCTGAAAAATTAAGGCGGGTGATCTCGGACAAAACAAGCCGAAAAATGGTCAGTATTTTAAAAGAGGTGGTGCGCCAGGGAACCGGAAAAAAAGCAGCAGTGAAAGGATACGAGGTAGCCGGAAAAACCGGCACTGCACAGAAAATTGATCCGGACACACGCAAATATTCAGCAGACAACTACCTGGCGTCTTTCATCGGGTTTGTCCCTGCAGATTCGCCCAAGCTAGTCATTCTGGTGATGATTGATGAGCCAAAAGGAAAGTATTGGGGTGGAGAAGTCGCTGCTCCTGCGTTCAGTGAGATTGCCCGGGAAACCCTGAGGTATCTCAACGTTCCTTCCCGGGGTGAGCGGGTTTTCGTTCTGGATCGCGCATGAAAAAAGTATTTCCGGAAAATTTTATCGGGGAGTTGAAAGAAGGAATGGCAAGTAGATTGTCGGACATGATGAGCGGGTATCCTGTCGTTAACTTATTGGGAACTCTTGATCGTGAGATCACCTCCATCGCCTACGATTCCAGAAAAGTAGAGGCTGGAGGTTTGTTTGTGGCGATTGCCGGAACGAAGGAGGATGGAGCGCGTTACATCCCGGAAGCCATCCGCAGAAAAGCCGCGGCGTTCATCACCCAGTCTTCTCCTCAGCAGTTGCTTGAAATGGGCATTGGTATTAATGGAATCACGCAAATCCATGTGGAAGATACCCGGCATGCGCTGGCATGGCTTTCAGGTCGCTTTTACAACCAGCCTTCACGCTCACTCAACCTGATTGGGATCACAGGGACTAATGGCAAAACAACTCTAACCTATCTCCTGGAATCTCTGTTTAGTGCTGCGGGCAGAGACTGCGGAGTTATCGGTTCAATTAATTACCGCTATCGCGACACTCTTTACCCAGCCAATGTCACCACTCCGGAATCGCTTGACCTCAACCGTATGCTTGCTGAAATGGTCACGAACGGTGTCCAGGATTGCTTCCTTGAAGTCTCTTCGCATTCGCTTGCACAAAAGCGAGTAAACGGGTTGCATTTCGATCTGGCCGTGTTCACTAACCTGACGCGCGACCACCTTGACTATCATTCCGATCTCCATACCTATCGTCAAACCAAAATGCGTTTGTTCCGGGATGAGCGGGTAGAGAAACAAGTGATCAATCTTGACGATCCGATGGGCGCCAAAATCCTGGCTGAAACTTCACGTCCTACGTTGACCACAGGGATCGAGTCCAAAGCGGATATCCGAGCAGAATCTATTGAGCTATCTGACCACGGTGTTCGATTCAATCTAAAAAGCCCTTATGGAAGCCGCAACATCCATTCTCCTCTTTTGGGCAAACACAACATACTCAACCTTCTGTCCTCTGCTGCTGTAGGCCTGTTTCAAGGGGTTTCACTCGATGCGGTTTGTTCGGGAATCGAGTTACTTTCGGTTGTTCCTGGTCGACTTGAAAAAATCCAGAACAATCGCGGTTTCACTGTGGTAGTCGACTTTGCCCACACCGATGACGCTCTTTACAACGCCTTGAGAGCGGTCCAGGAATTTACTACCGGACGAGTGGTGGTTGTGTTCGGCTGCGGCGGAGACAGGGATCGCACAAAGCGGGGTCCGATGGGAAAAGTGGCCGTGGACAATAGCGAACTGGCCATTATCACTTCGGACAATCCACGTACAGAAAACCCACGGCAGATCATTGAAGACATCAGTCTTGGGCTTCCCGAAAAAGCCGTTGAAGAAAAAGATTACCTGATTATTCCGGATCGCCGGCAGGCTATCGAAAAAGCCCTGCAACTGGCTGAGTCCGGAGATACGGTGATTCTGGCAGGAAAAGGTGCCGAGGATTATCAAATCATAGGAACCGAAAAATTTCACTTTGATGACCGGGAAATTGTCCGGGCACTTTTGGATGATTAAGAATTAATGAAAAAAAACTTTGAAACAGTATTAACCGCAACCGGAGGTCATTTGATTCACCGGGGAAGCGACCATGAGTTCAGCGGGTTGTCTATAGACTCCCGGACTCTTGCAGCAGGAGAGCTCTTCCTTTGCCTGACAGGGGACCGTTTCGACGGGCACGATTTTCTTGCTGATGCTGTCAGGAAAGGAGCGTCCGGATTGATTGTCTCAAGCCTGGATAAATTACCTGGCATGGTCGAAGGTGAAGGCCCGTTCGTAGTCCGGGTTGAGGACACTTTGCTGGGGCTGCAAGCTCTTGCGCATTACTTTAGAAAACAATTTTCGCTGAAAGTCGTCGGCATCACAGGAACCAATGGAAAATCGACAACTAAAGAAATGATCTCTTCGATTTCCAGCACACAATTCAACACACTAAAAAGCCACGGCAATTTTAACAATCACATTGGACTCCCCCTCAACCTCCTTGGTCTGAATAAACAGCATGAGGTGGCGATACTTGAAATGGGAATGAGTGCCAAAGGGGAGATTGCGCGACTGGCCCAGATTGCCGAACCGGATATCGGTTTGATCACCAATATTTCAGAGGCGCACATGGTGCACCTCCCCACGGTGCGCGATGTTCAATCTGCAAAAGGAGAATTGTTTTCTTCCTTAAACGAAACCAGCTGCGCCATTGTGAATGCAGACGATCCACTTGTCCTGGAACTGGCAAAAAACCTGAGGTCCAAAAAAATCACTTTTGGCGTAGACAATGACGCTGACGTACGAGGACTGGATATTCGCCAGAGCGCAGGATTCGGTTACCAGTTCTCCCTTGCGACCACGAGTGGCAAGCATCCTGTCCACCTTCCCTTTCCTGGTCGATATAACGTCCTCAATGCAGTTGCTGCGGCCGCTACTGGTTTCGCGCTTGGCCTCGCTCCCGAACAAATTGTGAAAGGTCTCGAGACCTCAAAGCTCCTTGGGCAACGTGTGCAGGTTCGCAAGGAAAAAGGCGTGACATTAATTGACGATACCTACAACGCCAATCCCCGTTCCATGCTGGAAGCCATCAAAACACTTTCCAGTCTGGATTCCACTGGAAAGCGTTTTCTTGTCATCGGCGACATGTTTGAACTCGGAAACAATGAAACTGCGGCGCACCAGCTCCTGGGAGAACAGGTGGCCAAAGGTTCTATTGATTTTCTTGTAGGAGTGGGAGATTTGATCGGACTGACAGTTGAGTCGGCAATTGAGGCAGGACAGCCAAAAGAACAATCGATTCTTTTCAAAACTCACGAGGAAGCGGCGCGCTTTTTACAAAATCAGGTGCAAAGCGGAGATGTCATTTTATTTAAAGGTTCACGGGGCGCACAGATGGAGCGGGTCCTGAAAGTTTTTTGCGGAGACAATTGATTCGATGTTTTACCATTTGTTTTACCCATTGAGTGCGGACTACTCGATATTCAACGTATTCCGCTATATCACCTTCCGTTCTGCTTATGCCGGGATCACGGCGCTAGTCGTTTGCCTGGTGGTGGGCCCGGCGATGATCCGGCTCTTGCAGAAACTTTCAATCAAGGAACGCATTCGTGAAGATGGTCCAGAAGCTCATCAGGTAAAATCCGGCACTCCCACTATGGGCGGTTTGCTCATCCTTTTCGCGTTCCTGCTATCGACCCTGCTCTGGTCCAACCTTTCCAACACCTATATCTGGGTGATGATTTTTGTTTCTACCGGTTACGGTTTACTTGGCTTCTACGACGACTGGGCCAAACTTAAACGCGGCGATGGCTTGAAGGCTCGCACCAAAATGATTTTTCAGATTCTGCTTGGTTTCGGTGTCGCTCTATTCCTGACTTACCTTGACCCCAACCGTGCCTCTTTCTCAACTGTGCTCTATGTACCGTTCCTCAAGGATTTCACTCCGGACATTGGTGAGCTGGCTTATCTGGTTCTGATAGTTCTTGTGATCGTTGGGACTTCCAACGCAGTCAATCTGACGGATGGTCTTGATGGTCTTGCTATCGGCCCAATTATTATCGCGATGGTGACCTATACCGTCATTGTTTACCTGTGTGGGCATTTCAAGTTCTCCGAATATCTCAACATTCGTTTCATTAAAGATGCCGGGGAAGTCGCTGTCCTCACCTCCTCCGTGGTCGGTGCAAGTCTGGGGTTCCTCTGGTTCAACGCATACCCGGCCCAGATGTTCATGGGTGATGTCGGGTCTCTTTCATTGGGCGCAATTCTGGGAACGCTTGCTGTCATTTCAAAACATGAATTACTGCTGATCCTCATCGGAGGAATTTTCGTAATCGAAGCGCTGTCGGTCATCATTCAGGTGGCCTATTTCAAATACACGAAAGGCAAACGCTTTTTCAAAATGGCCCCATTGCATCACCATTTTGAAAAGTCGGGCTGGGAAGAACCAAAAGTTATCGTGCGGTTCTGGATCGTCGCTGTTGTGCTGGCAATGGTGAGTCTTAGCACATTAAAACTGAGATGAGTATGGACGTTAAAGGTAAGAAAGTCAGTGTACTGGGGATGGCTCGGTCGGGAATATCTATAGCAAGATTCCTGATCCGACAAGGCGCTTACGTCACGCTGTTTGATAGCAAATCCAAAGAGGAACTCAAAGAACGTGCAGCCCTTCTGCCTGAAGAAGTCGACGTTTGTTATGGCTCTTGCGTTCCTGCAATAGATTCTGACCTTGTCGTGCTCAGCCCCGGTATCGACATAGAGTCCCCTGACCTTGACACGGCTAAACAAAAGGGAATTGAAATCGTGGGTGAACTGGAGCTGACATTTCGGTTTTTCAACCCTCCGGTTATCGCAATCACGGGAACCAATGGCAAATCAACCACCACTATGCTGGTTGGGGAATTATTAAAAGAAGCTGGTCTGGACATCGCAGTCGGCGGCAACATCGGGACTCCATTCTCAGAGCTACTCAAGAACCCGCCAAAAGACTTTGCCGTAATCGAAGTGAGCAGTTTTCAACTGGAAACGATTCGAGATTTCCGACCCAAAATAGCTGCCATCCTGAACTTGACACCGGATCATCTCGATCGTCACGGATCACTGGAACATTACGCCGCACTCAAGAAACGTTTGACTGAAAATCAGCAATTGGATGATGTTCTTGTGCTGAATGCTGACGATAAAAACGTTTCTGAAATGAGAATGAACTCTAAAGCAAAACTTATAAATTTCAGTCTCACTGAAAAACCCAATGAAGGTGCCTGTGTATCAGACGGCAAGATCATGGTTTACCAAAACGAACTTGAACAGCCGATCATTTCAGTTGAGGCCCTGCCATCTGCGGCAAAAAGCCAATTGGAAAATGTTCTGGCAGCAATCGCCATAGCCCATCAAGCTGAAGTACCGGTTGAGGTCATGCAACGCGTTATCAAAAACTTTAAAGGGTTGGAACACCGCCTGGAATGGGTGCGCAACATTGAAGGGGTCGACTACGTCAACGATTCCAAAGGAACCAACCTGGGCGCTCTCGAAAAATCCTTAAGCGGTTTCGATCGCCCGGTTGTGCTCATTATGGGTGGGCAGGACAAGGGAAGCGACTTTCTGACTCTAAAACCACTATTCAAAAAACGAGTCAAGCACATGGTCCTCATCGGTGAGGCCCGTCAAAAAATCCGAGCCACGCTAAACGGAAGTTTCACATACGAAGATGCCGATTCGATGGAAGAGGCCGTACGCGTTGCCTCTATTCATGCAGAGCCCGGTGATCTGGTTTTGCTTTCACCAGGATGCGCAAGCTTCGATATGTTTCGCGATTATGAAGACCGCGGCAGGCAATTTAAAGAATTCGTTAACAAGCTGTAAAAACAAGGTTGGTTAATAAAAGTTTATGAGTTCATCCAATAACAAAAATCAGCACTTTGACACTCTCCTCGCGTTGACCCTTGGCGCACTCGTGTTGACAGGTATTGTGATGGTCTATTCCGCCAGTGCCGTATATGCGCAGGAGGAGTACCAGGATTCTCTTTACTTCCTGAAACGTCATCTTGCCTGGGTGCTTCTAGGATCAGGAGTTCTGGTGGCGGCTTTCAAGGTTGATTACCACAAACTTCACGCGCTCACTTATCCAGCCATGGCCCTGACACTGCTGCTCTTATTGATGGTGATGCTGCCCGGCCTTGGTATGGAAGCCGGTGGCGCACGCCGCTGGCTCAGTCTGGGACCCTTGACCTTTCAACCGTCCGAGTTAGCCAAGTTTACGGTCATCCTGTTCATTGCCCGGTCCATGGTTAAACGTGCAGACAAACTACGCGACTTTGCCTACGGTTATCTTCCAAATCTGATCGTCCTCGGTATTTTCTTTACTCTGATTCTGCTGCAGCCGGATTTTGGTACGGCCATGATTATTTCTCTCGTCGCTTTCACCATGCTGTTTGTGGCCGGTGTTCGTCCAAAGTTTCTGGTTTATTCCGTACTCGCAGTGCTGCCCTTCCTATTGACTGCAGTGCTCAGTCACCAGTACCGGACACGGCGCATTATGGCTTTTCTGGATCCCTGGCAGGATCGTGCGGACTCCGGTTTTCAGGCAGTGCAATCTTTTCTGGCGTTTGGACAAGGTGGTATCTGGGGACTTGGCCTCGGTGACAGTCGTCAAAAACTGTTTTACCTGCCCGAGGCGCATACAGACTTTATTTACTCCGTTATTGGAGAAGAATTGGGAATCATCGGAGCCCTGGGGGTTCTGGTTTTGTTTGGCGTACTCATGTGGCGCGGATTCAGCACCGCGTTTAGAGCACGCGACTTGTTTGGCACGCATCTGGCCTTTGGTCTTACTTTAGTCATCGGGGTACAGGCCCTCACCAACATGGGAGTTGCGACTGGCATCCTTCCCACAAAGGGACTGACTTTGCCTTTCATCAGTCTGGGAGGTTCATCCCTGGTGGTGAGCATGTTGTCGATGGGCGTGCTGTTGAATATTTCAGAACACGCCACCCGGGCTTGAGGCAGCAATGCCTAAACGGGTGGTGATTGCTGGCGGTGGTACGGGAGGACATCTTTATCCCGGCATTGCTCTGGCTAGAAAATTGATGGAACACGATATGGAAATCACTTTCATAGGAACGGAACGAGGAATCGAATCCAGAGTTTTACCCAAAGAAGGGTTTCCTTTGAAAACTATCGCATCAGCCGGACTGGTCGGCAAACGCGGCATGAGTCGAATTGTATCGTTGGTCAAACTGCCAGTCGGTGTTCTGCAGGCCATGGGTTATCTGGCCGGTAACCGCCCTGCCCTTGTGGTGGGTGTTGGCGGATACGTTTCCGGCCCGGCAGTTTTTGCGGCGAGTCTGCTTGGAATTCCAACGTTGATCCACGAACAAAACGCCTACCCGGGAGTGACCAATCGGATGCTCGGCAAATTGGCTAAACGTGTCTGCATCAGCTTTGAAGAGGCAAAACAATTTTTCCCGAAAAGAAAAGTCGTGCTGACTGGAAACATGATCCGAAAAACATTTTCCGAAGCCAGCGAACCTCAACCAAGAGACGCGGGCGAAAAACTAAACGTCCTTATTCTGGGCGGCAGTCAGGGTGCAAGCTCGATCAACAAGGCCATGACCGAAGCTCTTCAACACCTGGATGAATATAAAGAACGTATACAACTGGTGCATCAGACGGGTGAGAACGATTTAGAAAAAGTGAAAAGCGAATACCAGAAACAAAACTGGAGGGCTGAGGTTGCTCCATTTCTCTTTGACATGGAAGAGCGCTATCAAAAAGCGGACCTGGTGATCGCACGTGCGGGTGCCACAACACTCTCTGAAGTCACTGCCCTTGGGAAGCCATCCATCCTGATTCCGTTTCCATTTGCTACCCACAACCACCAGGAAAGAAATGCACGTGTCCTGGAAGCTGCCGACGCTGGTGTAGTGCTTCTTGACCGTGAAGTCGACGGAAAAAAAATTGCGGAATTAGTAATCGACGCACTCGAAAATCCATCCAGGTGGAATGTGCGCGCACTTGCAAGCTATCAACTTGGACGACGCGATGCCACCCACCGGGTGGCGACTGAATGTCTGGAATTGATTAACCTTAAGGCCGCCTGATTTTCAAGGTGGTTTGGAACAATGAAGCATGTTTTTCGGCAACACAAAACGCATTCACTTTATTGGAATCGGAGGTTCCGGTATGAGCGGCATCGCTGAAGTGCTCATCAACCTGGAATACGAAGTGACCGGTTCAGACCTGTCGCGCACTCCGCTCACCGATCGACTCGAAGGATTGGGAGCAAAAATCCTTTTTGGTCATGAAGCGGGAAATATTGCTGAAAGCCAGGTCGTGGTCGCCTCCAGTGCAGTGAAAGCAGACAACCCGGAAGTCCTGGAAGCCCGACGAAGGATGGTTCCGGTGATCCCACGCGCAGAAATGCTGGCCGAGCTCATGCGGATGAAATACGGAATCGCTATTGCCGGAACTCATGGCAAAACAACAACCACCTCACTGGTCGCAACAGTATTGGCGGGTGGGCACCTCGACCCTACAGTGGTCATTGGTGGCCGACTCAAAAGCGTGGACAGTCACGCCAAAATGGGACAAAGCGAAATCCTGGTGGCGGAAGCAGACGAGAGCGACGGTTCGTTTCTCAAACTGTTTCCAACTATTGCTGTGGTCACCACACTCGATGAAGAGCACATGGATTTTTACGGGACACTCGACAATTTAAAAAACGCGTTTCTGGACTTTCTGAACCGACTGCCGTTCTACGGAACGTCTGTTTTGTGTCTGGACGATCCCAATATTCAGTCCCTCATTCCTAAGCTTGAAAAGCGGCATATCACTTATGGCCTCACCAGCCAGGCGGATTATACCGCGAAAGGGATTGAGATCCAGGGACTGGACACCTGGTTCAATGTACACCATCACGGAGAAGAGCTTGGGCGAATTCACTCCGTTGCACCCGGTCGGCACAATGTCCTGAACACCTTGGCGGCGGTAGCGGTCGGTATGGAATTGAATCTTTCTTTCGATGCGATCGCATCTGCATTGAAAGAATTTAAAGGAGTCAAACGGCGTTTTGAAATTATTCACGATTCAGATGCTTTGATCGTTATCGACGATTATGGACATCACCCGGCAGAAATTCAGGTGACGCTCCGAACCGCAAAAGATGTCTGGCCGGATCGCCGATTGGTGGTGGTATTCCAGCCGCATCGTTATTCACGTACCCAACATTTACTCGGCCAGTTTTTCTCCGCCTTCAACGATGCGGATCATCTACTGGTTCTCGATATATATCCCGCCGGGGAGGAAAAAATTCCAGACATTGATGGAAATCGACTTGCCGAGGGCGTTATGGAATACGGGCACAAGGATGTGCACTACCTCCCCACGGTTCAGAACGCACTGGACCATTTGCTGCAGAACCTTCAACCCGGCGACGTCGTCCTGACTCTTGGTGCCGGGAATGTTTGGGAACTGGAGCAAGAACTGCTTGCCAACCTCCCCGAGGCACTCCGCCAAGGGCCGCCTGAAAAGGATAACCTTTGATGCTACAGGATACCTGGAAAACCCGTCTCTTCCGCTTTGCCCATCTGCAGGCATACGGGCAACCGACTCAGCATGCAACTGCTTCGCAATCTTCCCGGACCATCCTGGGCCGGACCCTTTACAAGAGAAAACCCATGACCCAGTCCAGCCATTGGCTCAACCAGATTAAGGGAGAAGTCCGGTCCAGTGAAATGATGTCTCAACACACCTCGTTAAGAATCGGCGGACCAGCGGACCTCTTTATTTTGCCTCAGGACCTTGACGATTTGAAATTGATCCTGCGCAACCACGGCGTCACTCCACTGTTTTTTCTCGGAGAAGGCTCCAATCTGCTGATCAGCGACAAAGGAGTGCGCGGAATTGTGGTGTCATTGAAACGAGGCTTCAAAAAAATCACCCTGCCGGAGTTTTTCAATAATCCACAAGATGAAGAATGCGCCATCCTTAAAGTCGGTGCTGGGGTGAAGATGTCATACCTGGCCAAATTCGCAGCGAAATATGGACTGACAGGCATTGAAACTCTTGTTGGAGTTCCAGGGTCTCTCGGCGGCGCTCTCATCATGAATGCTGGCGCGGAAGGAACCGAAATCG contains:
- a CDS encoding cell division protein FtsL, which gives rise to MRHWVRLTPREFRVVALVSIPFVLAALTYVWPNVRMVLLAYEFQKQQRVHQTLLSKNEILKLERESLTALDRIAPIAKKDLGMQTPAPGQVVTVFLKEPSKTG
- a CDS encoding UDP-N-acetylmuramoyl-L-alanyl-D-glutamate--2,6-diaminopimelate ligase, which codes for MKKVFPENFIGELKEGMASRLSDMMSGYPVVNLLGTLDREITSIAYDSRKVEAGGLFVAIAGTKEDGARYIPEAIRRKAAAFITQSSPQQLLEMGIGINGITQIHVEDTRHALAWLSGRFYNQPSRSLNLIGITGTNGKTTLTYLLESLFSAAGRDCGVIGSINYRYRDTLYPANVTTPESLDLNRMLAEMVTNGVQDCFLEVSSHSLAQKRVNGLHFDLAVFTNLTRDHLDYHSDLHTYRQTKMRLFRDERVEKQVINLDDPMGAKILAETSRPTLTTGIESKADIRAESIELSDHGVRFNLKSPYGSRNIHSPLLGKHNILNLLSSAAVGLFQGVSLDAVCSGIELLSVVPGRLEKIQNNRGFTVVVDFAHTDDALYNALRAVQEFTTGRVVVVFGCGGDRDRTKRGPMGKVAVDNSELAIITSDNPRTENPRQIIEDISLGLPEKAVEEKDYLIIPDRRQAIEKALQLAESGDTVILAGKGAEDYQIIGTEKFHFDDREIVRALLDD
- a CDS encoding UDP-N-acetylmuramoyl-tripeptide--D-alanyl-D-alanine ligase, translating into MKKNFETVLTATGGHLIHRGSDHEFSGLSIDSRTLAAGELFLCLTGDRFDGHDFLADAVRKGASGLIVSSLDKLPGMVEGEGPFVVRVEDTLLGLQALAHYFRKQFSLKVVGITGTNGKSTTKEMISSISSTQFNTLKSHGNFNNHIGLPLNLLGLNKQHEVAILEMGMSAKGEIARLAQIAEPDIGLITNISEAHMVHLPTVRDVQSAKGELFSSLNETSCAIVNADDPLVLELAKNLRSKKITFGVDNDADVRGLDIRQSAGFGYQFSLATTSGKHPVHLPFPGRYNVLNAVAAAATGFALGLAPEQIVKGLETSKLLGQRVQVRKEKGVTLIDDTYNANPRSMLEAIKTLSSLDSTGKRFLVIGDMFELGNNETAAHQLLGEQVAKGSIDFLVGVGDLIGLTVESAIEAGQPKEQSILFKTHEEAARFLQNQVQSGDVILFKGSRGAQMERVLKVFCGDN
- a CDS encoding division/cell wall cluster transcriptional repressor MraZ, with product MSGFLGTYTVNLDEKGRLNVPSKFKNTLESRYGGQLVTVAMEGYLIVFPHKEWEKNENRMDEMSPLNPEERDAVRPYLSSASDCEVKSGKILIPAFQREAVGLTKELVLVGMSRTFEIWPAEKWKPAGRS
- the rsmH gene encoding 16S rRNA (cytosine(1402)-N(4))-methyltransferase RsmH, which translates into the protein MTKYHVSVMPSEVLQYLEPEKRSLIVDGTLGDGGHAELILKHSGPDCRVLGIDRDAEILERARKRLSPFGDRVVLAHGNYSELGRILRENGIKKIDGLLLDLGMSSFQVDSPERGFSFQHEGPLDMRMNRQETSTAADLLVTLSDKELERVFKEYGEERNSKRIVRKIRDAQSKHPITTTHHLEQLLSSAAHASRKSSIHPATRSFQALRIAVNLELEHLEACLQESLEYLSPGGRLVLISFHSLEDRRVKNFFRTQESVCVCPPRLPVCVCGQVKKLNILTRRVVRPTAEEIRNNPRASSSRLRAAERVNVA
- a CDS encoding penicillin-binding protein 2, yielding MSRPKNSNVKAPLAGFKNRLGLVVFFLAMYGAGLTARLVYLQVFQHEELLAEAEKQYVEKVEINTGRGKIFDRNHNPLATNVDVESVYLNPKEVVDFKQTQRALSNSLGLSPRVVKEKLGSRRHFVWLKRKISLPEAARLKNQSIPGVGFIRESRRFYPKRALAASTLGFVGLDNQGLEGLEHYYDDLLKGTTRKTYVERDARGRPLLDSEEGVLTPSPSHDLVLTLDEVIQFHAESALIRQVERYKARGGVAVVMEPEKGDLLALATYPPFNPNRYSASAPEAWRNKIVSYAYEPGSIFKPIVAAAAMEEGTAEPKDIFFCENGQMRIGRSKIGEAANHSFGWLSLSRILIHSSNIGAIKIAQTLGSQRFFDYIRRFGFGTRSGIDLPGESPGMLRPLKNWSGLSLASISFGHEISVTPLQMVTAMAAIANGGVLVKPRIASGVWKNGRQVDSFPPEKLRRVISDKTSRKMVSILKEVVRQGTGKKAAVKGYEVAGKTGTAQKIDPDTRKYSADNYLASFIGFVPADSPKLVILVMIDEPKGKYWGGEVAAPAFSEIARETLRYLNVPSRGERVFVLDRA